The Litchfieldia alkalitelluris genome has a window encoding:
- a CDS encoding IS256 family transposase, which translates to MTHLQFNLDLEVLKESVMNSDIDAVIKSAVVLVLNEVMEKERNDYLRVSPYERSEDRRDYRNGYYERELILNIGRITLKVPRTRNGEFSTSVFEKYARCDQALVISMLEMVINGVSTRKVTQIVEQLCGEAVSKSFVSSLTEKLDPIVKGWANRPLNTRYYPYLFVDAMYIKVREHHKVVSKAVYIATAITEKNTREILGLSVDHEEDYECWSRFLQQLKSRGLQSPQLVISDAHKGLQKAIQREFVGTCWQRCNVHFKRNIFNKLPKKDSTDVRMMVKRIFEAITIEDIRIFKDELISQFGNNSKYEKALAILEDGFEDTIQYMNYPEKIRPHIRSTNSLERLNQEVRRRERVIRIFPNTQSAFRLIGAILMEYQESIYAKRKSLMH; encoded by the coding sequence TCAGTAATGAATTCGGATATTGATGCAGTTATTAAGTCTGCTGTTGTTCTAGTTTTAAATGAGGTAATGGAGAAAGAAAGAAATGATTATTTACGTGTATCTCCCTATGAACGCTCTGAAGATCGCCGTGATTATCGAAATGGCTACTATGAACGTGAGTTAATCTTGAACATTGGTAGAATAACTCTTAAAGTACCAAGGACTCGTAATGGTGAGTTTTCTACATCCGTATTTGAAAAATACGCACGATGTGATCAAGCTCTTGTCATCTCTATGTTAGAAATGGTTATTAATGGTGTATCTACTCGAAAGGTTACTCAGATTGTTGAACAACTTTGTGGTGAAGCTGTATCAAAATCGTTTGTTTCCTCCCTCACAGAGAAGCTTGATCCAATTGTAAAAGGTTGGGCTAATCGTCCTTTAAACACAAGATACTATCCATACCTCTTTGTAGATGCCATGTATATTAAAGTCCGTGAACATCACAAGGTCGTATCAAAAGCAGTTTATATTGCTACAGCTATAACTGAAAAGAATACACGTGAAATACTAGGTTTAAGCGTAGATCATGAAGAGGATTATGAGTGTTGGAGCCGCTTTTTACAACAGCTTAAATCACGCGGGCTTCAATCCCCACAACTAGTGATATCAGATGCTCATAAAGGACTACAAAAGGCCATACAACGTGAATTTGTAGGAACTTGCTGGCAAAGATGCAACGTACATTTTAAACGTAATATTTTTAATAAGCTACCAAAGAAAGATTCAACTGATGTACGTATGATGGTTAAGCGTATCTTTGAAGCCATTACTATTGAAGACATTCGAATATTCAAAGATGAACTGATAAGCCAATTTGGAAACAACTCAAAGTATGAGAAGGCTTTAGCTATCTTAGAAGATGGTTTCGAAGATACCATTCAGTACATGAATTATCCAGAAAAAATACGTCCACACATACGAAGCACTAATTCTCTTGAACGCTTAAATCAAGAGGTGCGTCGAAGAGAAAGAGTTATTCGTATATTCCCAAATACACAATCTGCTTTTAGATTGATAGGTGCAATATTAATGGAATATCAAGAGTCTATTTACGCTAAAAGAAAATCGTTAATGCATTAG